The proteins below are encoded in one region of Scylla paramamosain isolate STU-SP2022 chromosome 8, ASM3559412v1, whole genome shotgun sequence:
- the LOC135103153 gene encoding transmembrane 7 superfamily member 3-like isoform X2 — protein MMKHQGRTLFCAWSAYLMCACASWSGVKTRENNVSTGSVPVLAATGQNNSLAAEGGVHLKHTISLDHLVSPNSILSTEAFGLNTSNNNLLENEKQSSSESSSLYVSPTTEALPGASLQTVLSQDVTGVTEYSRSLDGEETLQHNESQTSNAGVSANSVLSIQSSHESISKNSDSENEEQGVTESTPFTGNQSIETTPYITTPLDVTTAQNDKKRDNGQTVHEHPRSVCDNTDGVVLQEEEYSLLNNTHKITVIQNHTTVSVKITDFDESARFLIFQAHSQNHYLILSDQMMPSENCYTNSTDPGLVVWPDLTCSTTACHVFITNCHNTNITVLFMVQNYTSLDPIPGKYKAPCVAMPFLNMDPNILTTKVSYQAAAMASWESDKVVGSLRYEVFLTYMYERDQSESKYWDTLIATSTLQGLRENGRSVDIRENNDTAAQLNVWLVSYSGVGAVVTVVVSYNGSNGTLYSSGVSYGCNFIDAEKYSCTKLVTSLAKLFCASLLFIGAILLFFGHRWLNFTMFISGFFFSWCMLFLMFAQDTHTTINGLGWGTLVGAVIGGALWLVGWHMFQRPFHSSLLIIVMAVLFVGMMVTYFLRFAISPKTSNLSAFVVFPVFFAIVIIAYSIIDIKKVHIFSCTLLGSYAFIVPFAFYFGSSLTYIVINVLGLVTVQDYPETVGYPPFQVCDIILLCLWVVLFTGGMAYQLYRERASPPFHPPNLTSWNDFKKSANFVLDKMFICLPMDPDPGGMDIEERPAWMLRVVYTSKLIWWRLTCKGGDIPESGYESFPRIRRLSQYNEQDSETNESRMAMILSRIREWKGRVRHYFRRGDERLLQESEDEEQQREGEEEREEDESQLLEGSVSCCAFRNSQVVLDDAYTTNT, from the exons ATGATGAAGCACCAGGGGAGGACATTATTTTGTGCCTGGAGTGCGTATCTGATGTGTGCTTGTGCCTCCTGGAGTGGCGTGAAAACCAGAGAGAACAATGTGTCGACGGGCTCTGTGCCTGTGCTGGCGGCCACGGGACAGAACAATAGCCTGGCTGCCGAGGGAGGGGTGCACCTCAAGCACACCATCTCTCTCGATCACCTCGTGTCGCCTAATTCGATTTTGAGTACAGAGGCTTTCGGTCTGAACACTTCAAACAACAATCTCTTGGAAAATGAGAAGCAAAGTAGTAGTGAATCCTCATCACTGTACGTTAGTCCCACCACTGAGGCCTTGCCAGGCGCTTCATTACAGACAGTGTTATCACAAGATGTTACTGGAGTCACAGAATACAGCAGGAGCCTCGATGGTGAGGAAACATTACAACACAATGAAAGTCAAACATCAAACGCAGGTGTGTCAGCCAACTCAGTGTTAAGTATTCAGTCCTCTCATGAAAGCATATCAAAAAATAGTGATTCGGAAAATGAAGAGCAAGGTGTTACTGAATCAACACCATTCACTGGAAATCAGAGTATTGAAACCACACCATATATCACCACACCGTTGGATGTTACAACTGCACAGAATGACAAGAAACGAGACAATGGACAAACAGTACATGAACATCCAAGGAGTGTTTGTGATAACACTGATG GTGTGGTACTCCAAGAAGAGGAATATTCATTGCTCAACAACACCCACAAGATCACTGTTATTCAAAACCACACAACAGTCTCAGTTAAAATCACTGACTTTGATGAAAGTGCAAGATTCCTCATTTTCCAAGCCCATTCCCAGAACCATTACCTCATTTTGAGTGATCAGAT GATGCCATCCGAAAACTGCTACACTAACAGCACGGACCCTGGCCTGGTGGTGTGGCCTGATCTTACCTGCAGTACCACAGCTTGCCACGTGTTCATCACTAACTGCCACAACACTAATATTACAGTGTTGTTCATGGTGCAGAATTATACCAGTCTTG ATCCCATCCCTGGCAAGTACAAGGCTCCCTGTGTGGCCATGCCCTTCCTTAACATGGACCCCAACATCCTCACCACAAAGGTCTCCTACCAGGCTGCAGCCATGGCCTCCTGGGAGTCAGACAAAGTGGTGGGGTCTCTGCGCTACGAAGTGTTCCTCACCTACATGTATGAGAGGGACCAGAGTGAATCCAAGTACTGGGACACACTCATTGCCACCAGCACCCTCCAGGGCCTCAGGGAAAATGGAAGATCG GTGGACATCAGAGAAAACAATGACACGGCAGCACAGTTGAACGTGTGGCTGGTGTCGTACTCAGGTGTGGGAGCTGTGGTCACTGTGGTTGTGTCCTACAATGGCTCCAATGGTACTCTGTATTCCTCAGGCGTGTCCTATGGTTGTAACTTCATAGATGCAGAAAAGTACAGTTGTACTAAACTTG TAACTTCTCTGGCCAAGCTGTTTTGTGCCTCCCTGCTCTTCATTGGTGCCATCCTACTGTTCTTTGGACACCGATGGCTCAACTTTACCATGTTCATCTCtggcttcttcttctcttggtGCATGCTGTTCCTTATGTTTGCTCAAGACACCCACACCACCATAAATG GGCTGGGGTGGGGCACCCTGGTGGGGGCAGTGATAGGAGGGGCCCTGTGGCTGGTGGGGTGGCACATGTTCCAGCGACCTTTCCACTCCTCACTGCTCATCATTGTCATGGCTGTCCTCTTTGTGGGCATGATGGTGACCTACTTCCTCAGAT ttgcaaTATCTCCCAAGACTTCCAATCTTTCAGCTTTTGTAGTGTTTCCAGTGTTCTTCGCTATTGTCATCATTGCATACTCCATTATTGACATCAAGAAG GTTCATATATTTTCCTGCACTTTGCTGGGTTCCTATGCCTTCATAGTGCCCTTTGCCTTTTACTTTGGTTCTTCACTGACCTACATAGTAATCAATGTGCTGGGTCTGGTGACAGTGCAGGACTACCCTGAGACAGTGGGCTACCCTCCCTTCCAGGTGTGTG ACATCATCCTTCTGTGTCTATGGGTGGTGCTGTTCACCGGTGGAATGGCCTACCAACTGTACCGAGAGCGTGCCAGTCCACCCTTCCATCCACCTAATCTCACTTCATGGAATGACTTCAAGAAATCAGCAAACTTTGTGCTTGACAAGATGTTTATTTGCCTGCCCATGGACCCAGACCCTGGTGGCATGGACATTGAGGAGCGTCCTGCCTGGATGCTGAGGGTGGTGTACACCTCCAAGTTGATCTGGTGGAGGCTTACATGTAAAGGAGGTGACATTCCAGAGTCTGGATATGAGAGCTTCCCCAGAATAAGGAGGCTCTCACAGTATAATGAACAAGACTCTGAGACCAATGAATCTAGAATGGCTATGATACTGTCCAGAATtagagaatggaaaggaagggttCGACACTACTTCaggagaggggatgagagaCTCTTGCAGGAGAGTGAAGATGAGGAGCagcaaagagagggagaggaagaaagagaggaagatgagagccAGCTTCTTGAAGGTTCAGTGTCCTGTTGTGCCTTCAGAAACTCGCAAGTGGTGCTTGATGATGCTTACACAACCAATACATAA
- the LOC135103153 gene encoding transmembrane 7 superfamily member 3-like isoform X3 has translation MMPSENCYTNSTDPGLVVWPDLTCSTTACHVFITNCHNTNITVLFMVQNYTSLDPIPGKYKAPCVAMPFLNMDPNILTTKVSYQAAAMASWESDKVVGSLRYEVFLTYMYERDQSESKYWDTLIATSTLQGLRENGRSVDIRENNDTAAQLNVWLVSYSGVGAVVTVVVSYNGSNGTLYSSGVSYGCNFIDAEKYSCTKLVTSLAKLFCASLLFIGAILLFFGHRWLNFTMFISGFFFSWCMLFLMFAQDTHTTINGLGWGTLVGAVIGGALWLVGWHMFQRPFHSSLLIIVMAVLFVGMMVTYFLRFAISPKTSNLSAFVVFPVFFAIVIIAYSIIDIKKVHIFSCTLLGSYAFIVPFAFYFGSSLTYIVINVLGLVTVQDYPETVGYPPFQVCDIILLCLWVVLFTGGMAYQLYRERASPPFHPPNLTSWNDFKKSANFVLDKMFICLPMDPDPGGMDIEERPAWMLRVVYTSKLIWWRLTCKGGDIPESGYESFPRIRRLSQYNEQDSETNESRMAMILSRIREWKGRVRHYFRRGDERLLQESEDEEQQREGEEEREEDESQLLEGSVSCCAFRNSQVVLDDAYTTNT, from the exons AT GATGCCATCCGAAAACTGCTACACTAACAGCACGGACCCTGGCCTGGTGGTGTGGCCTGATCTTACCTGCAGTACCACAGCTTGCCACGTGTTCATCACTAACTGCCACAACACTAATATTACAGTGTTGTTCATGGTGCAGAATTATACCAGTCTTG ATCCCATCCCTGGCAAGTACAAGGCTCCCTGTGTGGCCATGCCCTTCCTTAACATGGACCCCAACATCCTCACCACAAAGGTCTCCTACCAGGCTGCAGCCATGGCCTCCTGGGAGTCAGACAAAGTGGTGGGGTCTCTGCGCTACGAAGTGTTCCTCACCTACATGTATGAGAGGGACCAGAGTGAATCCAAGTACTGGGACACACTCATTGCCACCAGCACCCTCCAGGGCCTCAGGGAAAATGGAAGATCG GTGGACATCAGAGAAAACAATGACACGGCAGCACAGTTGAACGTGTGGCTGGTGTCGTACTCAGGTGTGGGAGCTGTGGTCACTGTGGTTGTGTCCTACAATGGCTCCAATGGTACTCTGTATTCCTCAGGCGTGTCCTATGGTTGTAACTTCATAGATGCAGAAAAGTACAGTTGTACTAAACTTG TAACTTCTCTGGCCAAGCTGTTTTGTGCCTCCCTGCTCTTCATTGGTGCCATCCTACTGTTCTTTGGACACCGATGGCTCAACTTTACCATGTTCATCTCtggcttcttcttctcttggtGCATGCTGTTCCTTATGTTTGCTCAAGACACCCACACCACCATAAATG GGCTGGGGTGGGGCACCCTGGTGGGGGCAGTGATAGGAGGGGCCCTGTGGCTGGTGGGGTGGCACATGTTCCAGCGACCTTTCCACTCCTCACTGCTCATCATTGTCATGGCTGTCCTCTTTGTGGGCATGATGGTGACCTACTTCCTCAGAT ttgcaaTATCTCCCAAGACTTCCAATCTTTCAGCTTTTGTAGTGTTTCCAGTGTTCTTCGCTATTGTCATCATTGCATACTCCATTATTGACATCAAGAAG GTTCATATATTTTCCTGCACTTTGCTGGGTTCCTATGCCTTCATAGTGCCCTTTGCCTTTTACTTTGGTTCTTCACTGACCTACATAGTAATCAATGTGCTGGGTCTGGTGACAGTGCAGGACTACCCTGAGACAGTGGGCTACCCTCCCTTCCAGGTGTGTG ACATCATCCTTCTGTGTCTATGGGTGGTGCTGTTCACCGGTGGAATGGCCTACCAACTGTACCGAGAGCGTGCCAGTCCACCCTTCCATCCACCTAATCTCACTTCATGGAATGACTTCAAGAAATCAGCAAACTTTGTGCTTGACAAGATGTTTATTTGCCTGCCCATGGACCCAGACCCTGGTGGCATGGACATTGAGGAGCGTCCTGCCTGGATGCTGAGGGTGGTGTACACCTCCAAGTTGATCTGGTGGAGGCTTACATGTAAAGGAGGTGACATTCCAGAGTCTGGATATGAGAGCTTCCCCAGAATAAGGAGGCTCTCACAGTATAATGAACAAGACTCTGAGACCAATGAATCTAGAATGGCTATGATACTGTCCAGAATtagagaatggaaaggaagggttCGACACTACTTCaggagaggggatgagagaCTCTTGCAGGAGAGTGAAGATGAGGAGCagcaaagagagggagaggaagaaagagaggaagatgagagccAGCTTCTTGAAGGTTCAGTGTCCTGTTGTGCCTTCAGAAACTCGCAAGTGGTGCTTGATGATGCTTACACAACCAATACATAA
- the LOC135103153 gene encoding transmembrane 7 superfamily member 3-like isoform X1, which produces MMKHQGRTLFCAWSAYLMCACASWSGVKTRENNVSTGSVPVLAATGQNNSLAAEGGVHLKHTISLDHLVSPNSILSTEAFGLNTSNNNLLENEKQSSSESSSLYVSPTTEALPGASLQTVLSQDVTGVTEYSRSLDGEETLQHNESQTSNAGVSANSVLSIQSSHESISKNSDSENEEQGVTESTPFTGNQSIETTPYITTPLDVTTAQNDKKRDNGQTVHEHPRSVCDNTDAGVVLQEEEYSLLNNTHKITVIQNHTTVSVKITDFDESARFLIFQAHSQNHYLILSDQMMPSENCYTNSTDPGLVVWPDLTCSTTACHVFITNCHNTNITVLFMVQNYTSLDPIPGKYKAPCVAMPFLNMDPNILTTKVSYQAAAMASWESDKVVGSLRYEVFLTYMYERDQSESKYWDTLIATSTLQGLRENGRSVDIRENNDTAAQLNVWLVSYSGVGAVVTVVVSYNGSNGTLYSSGVSYGCNFIDAEKYSCTKLVTSLAKLFCASLLFIGAILLFFGHRWLNFTMFISGFFFSWCMLFLMFAQDTHTTINGLGWGTLVGAVIGGALWLVGWHMFQRPFHSSLLIIVMAVLFVGMMVTYFLRFAISPKTSNLSAFVVFPVFFAIVIIAYSIIDIKKVHIFSCTLLGSYAFIVPFAFYFGSSLTYIVINVLGLVTVQDYPETVGYPPFQVCDIILLCLWVVLFTGGMAYQLYRERASPPFHPPNLTSWNDFKKSANFVLDKMFICLPMDPDPGGMDIEERPAWMLRVVYTSKLIWWRLTCKGGDIPESGYESFPRIRRLSQYNEQDSETNESRMAMILSRIREWKGRVRHYFRRGDERLLQESEDEEQQREGEEEREEDESQLLEGSVSCCAFRNSQVVLDDAYTTNT; this is translated from the exons ATGATGAAGCACCAGGGGAGGACATTATTTTGTGCCTGGAGTGCGTATCTGATGTGTGCTTGTGCCTCCTGGAGTGGCGTGAAAACCAGAGAGAACAATGTGTCGACGGGCTCTGTGCCTGTGCTGGCGGCCACGGGACAGAACAATAGCCTGGCTGCCGAGGGAGGGGTGCACCTCAAGCACACCATCTCTCTCGATCACCTCGTGTCGCCTAATTCGATTTTGAGTACAGAGGCTTTCGGTCTGAACACTTCAAACAACAATCTCTTGGAAAATGAGAAGCAAAGTAGTAGTGAATCCTCATCACTGTACGTTAGTCCCACCACTGAGGCCTTGCCAGGCGCTTCATTACAGACAGTGTTATCACAAGATGTTACTGGAGTCACAGAATACAGCAGGAGCCTCGATGGTGAGGAAACATTACAACACAATGAAAGTCAAACATCAAACGCAGGTGTGTCAGCCAACTCAGTGTTAAGTATTCAGTCCTCTCATGAAAGCATATCAAAAAATAGTGATTCGGAAAATGAAGAGCAAGGTGTTACTGAATCAACACCATTCACTGGAAATCAGAGTATTGAAACCACACCATATATCACCACACCGTTGGATGTTACAACTGCACAGAATGACAAGAAACGAGACAATGGACAAACAGTACATGAACATCCAAGGAGTGTTTGTGATAACACTGATG CAGGTGTGGTACTCCAAGAAGAGGAATATTCATTGCTCAACAACACCCACAAGATCACTGTTATTCAAAACCACACAACAGTCTCAGTTAAAATCACTGACTTTGATGAAAGTGCAAGATTCCTCATTTTCCAAGCCCATTCCCAGAACCATTACCTCATTTTGAGTGATCAGAT GATGCCATCCGAAAACTGCTACACTAACAGCACGGACCCTGGCCTGGTGGTGTGGCCTGATCTTACCTGCAGTACCACAGCTTGCCACGTGTTCATCACTAACTGCCACAACACTAATATTACAGTGTTGTTCATGGTGCAGAATTATACCAGTCTTG ATCCCATCCCTGGCAAGTACAAGGCTCCCTGTGTGGCCATGCCCTTCCTTAACATGGACCCCAACATCCTCACCACAAAGGTCTCCTACCAGGCTGCAGCCATGGCCTCCTGGGAGTCAGACAAAGTGGTGGGGTCTCTGCGCTACGAAGTGTTCCTCACCTACATGTATGAGAGGGACCAGAGTGAATCCAAGTACTGGGACACACTCATTGCCACCAGCACCCTCCAGGGCCTCAGGGAAAATGGAAGATCG GTGGACATCAGAGAAAACAATGACACGGCAGCACAGTTGAACGTGTGGCTGGTGTCGTACTCAGGTGTGGGAGCTGTGGTCACTGTGGTTGTGTCCTACAATGGCTCCAATGGTACTCTGTATTCCTCAGGCGTGTCCTATGGTTGTAACTTCATAGATGCAGAAAAGTACAGTTGTACTAAACTTG TAACTTCTCTGGCCAAGCTGTTTTGTGCCTCCCTGCTCTTCATTGGTGCCATCCTACTGTTCTTTGGACACCGATGGCTCAACTTTACCATGTTCATCTCtggcttcttcttctcttggtGCATGCTGTTCCTTATGTTTGCTCAAGACACCCACACCACCATAAATG GGCTGGGGTGGGGCACCCTGGTGGGGGCAGTGATAGGAGGGGCCCTGTGGCTGGTGGGGTGGCACATGTTCCAGCGACCTTTCCACTCCTCACTGCTCATCATTGTCATGGCTGTCCTCTTTGTGGGCATGATGGTGACCTACTTCCTCAGAT ttgcaaTATCTCCCAAGACTTCCAATCTTTCAGCTTTTGTAGTGTTTCCAGTGTTCTTCGCTATTGTCATCATTGCATACTCCATTATTGACATCAAGAAG GTTCATATATTTTCCTGCACTTTGCTGGGTTCCTATGCCTTCATAGTGCCCTTTGCCTTTTACTTTGGTTCTTCACTGACCTACATAGTAATCAATGTGCTGGGTCTGGTGACAGTGCAGGACTACCCTGAGACAGTGGGCTACCCTCCCTTCCAGGTGTGTG ACATCATCCTTCTGTGTCTATGGGTGGTGCTGTTCACCGGTGGAATGGCCTACCAACTGTACCGAGAGCGTGCCAGTCCACCCTTCCATCCACCTAATCTCACTTCATGGAATGACTTCAAGAAATCAGCAAACTTTGTGCTTGACAAGATGTTTATTTGCCTGCCCATGGACCCAGACCCTGGTGGCATGGACATTGAGGAGCGTCCTGCCTGGATGCTGAGGGTGGTGTACACCTCCAAGTTGATCTGGTGGAGGCTTACATGTAAAGGAGGTGACATTCCAGAGTCTGGATATGAGAGCTTCCCCAGAATAAGGAGGCTCTCACAGTATAATGAACAAGACTCTGAGACCAATGAATCTAGAATGGCTATGATACTGTCCAGAATtagagaatggaaaggaagggttCGACACTACTTCaggagaggggatgagagaCTCTTGCAGGAGAGTGAAGATGAGGAGCagcaaagagagggagaggaagaaagagaggaagatgagagccAGCTTCTTGAAGGTTCAGTGTCCTGTTGTGCCTTCAGAAACTCGCAAGTGGTGCTTGATGATGCTTACACAACCAATACATAA